In Nilaparvata lugens isolate BPH chromosome 5, ASM1435652v1, whole genome shotgun sequence, the following proteins share a genomic window:
- the LOC120351285 gene encoding uncharacterized protein LOC120351285 — protein MEAKALVFLLVVIASFCANAQAQERRDWLDNSRRIVDGDDVNRMRRTFHEELMGGILHGRIRRSPNDKRGSVVLSGTRTEGQFGRPSQSSVRGDYNHNLWRGKNGATVDANAFYQRNRGGGPKQDYGGGIRASIPFGRR, from the exons ATGGAGGCAAAGGCTCTGGTATTCCTGTTGGTTGTTATAGCCTCATTCTGCGCTAATGCCCAGGCACAGGAAAGAAGGGATTGGCTGGATAATTCAAGAAGGATCGTCGATGGAGATGATGTGAACAGAATGAGGAGAACATTTCATGAAGAATTGATGGGAGGAATTCTG CATGGCCGCATACGGAGATCCCCGAACGACAAGAGAGGCAGCGTTGTTTTGTCGGGCACCAGAACGGAGGGTCAGTTCGGAAGACCTTCTCAGAGTTCGGTGAGAGGCGACTACAACCACAACTTGTGGCGAGGCAAGAACGGAGCCACTGTCGACGCCAATGCCTTCTACCAGCGAAACAGGGGCGGTGGACCCAAACAGGATTATGGTGGTGGAATCAGGGCATCAATTCCCTTTGGTAGGCGATAG